accatgaaaaagaCCCTTGAAATTCCCCAAAACTCGCATTTTGTAGGAAGACTCGTATGAACCATCCTTATTAGAccgtatataaagaaaagaacacacacacacacacacatatatatatatatatatatatatatatatatatatatatatatatatatatatatatatatatatatatatatatatatatatatatatatatatatatatatatatatatatatatatatatatatatatatatatatatatatatatatatatatatatatatatatatatatatatatatatatatatatatatatatatatatatatatatatatatatatatatatatatatatatatatatatatatgttaactTAGTATGCATTATTGATTAAAAATGTGCTCATACGAGTAATATGGAACCTGGACATGTATTCCGTAGGATCAATGGCTTCTTAGGATAGATAAAAATTTAGGTTACTAGattgcacagacacacacacacacacacacacacacacacacacacacacgcgcgcgcgcgcgcgttctTTTGCATATACATCCATTCATACTTCTCCCATCACAGAAATGCTGAAACTGTGGAGGCACAAGAGGAGAACAGGCGGAAAGGCACGACTCCAGAGTAAACTCTGGACACACACATCGGTGGGTGACAACATCCCCGATTGGTTCAAGAAATACCTCAATGGAAAGCCATAGATATCACGGAAAACTACGCAGGCACAAAATATGATTCATGAATTTGAAgatggaataaacaaaaaattctggaatgtagtgtgtgtgtgtgtgtgtgtgtgtggaataattACAGAAATCTGTGGAGCTTAGATTCCTTGGGACATAAATAGTGTGTCCGTGAATATCGATGACGAGAAACTACCACATATCTGTATGAATGAACCTGCTACAAGATACAGACTACAGAGATTCACACGAGACCGGAATGGATGGCATTAGTGCAGTCACACTGGGTTGAATAACGAAATTTCCCTAAGTTTAATATTCAAAATAACATCATTCCTGTTGTTTGTATTAAATTCGTGCAGGTTTTTGCTACGCGTGTGAGATCAAACTGAAGAgattttgtattcctccttagTGTAAAATATCCTTGCATCCAAGTGCAGTTTTTATTAACCTTTTAAATTAAGTGTCTGGGTAGACATTTTCTCTTTGATTAGACTTAGAGCAAGGCTTTTGTCTTCGCTTTTGCAAGATGGTTTCCGTGGATGTGCAGCGAGGCTCGGATGAGAAACTGTCTCATTCTACCAACGAGGTGGACGTGTCCTAGCTATGATAGGGTGTGGTGGATTTCTTGAAGTGTTTGGGCAAGGTGACGGGTGTTTGTTACCAGCCTAACGTTGTCTTTCCACAGTACTGAGAGAAGATTTAGAGTCGGTTGCAATAAAGGCGCTGCTTGGATATAGTCAGGACATACTCAAGTGCGCCTTTGATTATAGCCAGCTCAGTCTGGGTCTGGGGAGTGGATGCTCCTTTCGAGACTTGCCCCAGCAGACGCCGTTGATGTATGTACGTACAAATGGTAACATTTGCTAGCGAGTGGTATGAGGTGGGTGGCAGTCTCTGGATTATAAAATGGTAGAATGCCAACAATATCCGATGTTTCCAGATCGTTGCCCTTCCAAGTAGTAAACGGACCCAACGTtccttaacttcgctgatcggacgagaagcggtgtattcaacttGGTGTGATCGTTAGCATGGTGTTAAGGCCTTGGGAACGTGGTGTCTGTAATTCATGGCAATGGTATACAGTGTCATTGGCATCCTCCCTACCATTCAGCAGATGAGGATGGCATTAGGCTGAATGATTATGTTTGGTATAATACTTATTGGTTTCTGAGGAGGAATGGGGGGTGGAATGGGCTACATCGAATCATCGAATTTGGAGGCATTTAGAACTTAGAAGGAGGCCAAAGGGAAGACCTGGAGAAGGTAGGTAAATGAAAGTATGAGAAGGAACATCAGGTAGTATAGAAAGAGATTTGAGGGAAAACCGAAAAGGACCTGGAGACGGTGCTTGGAGTAATATATGAGAAGGATGAACATCAGGGAAGAGATAGCCTATGACTGCAAAAAATTGGAGCTATTCCAAATCCATCTAATCccgtaaaggaaaataaggacgTTGAacgaaatgatgatgatgatgatgatg
This window of the Scylla paramamosain isolate STU-SP2022 chromosome 1, ASM3559412v1, whole genome shotgun sequence genome carries:
- the LOC135110191 gene encoding uncharacterized protein LOC135110191 isoform X2 translates to MNLQCELILCGVPNCGPGYEVKLEPCSCCPGCVLADSQEQDQQATEMLKLWRHKRRTGGKARLQSKLWTHTSVGDNIPDWFKKYLNGKP